The region CTCGACCGGATGGACTATCCCGGCATGACCGTGCGGCCGATCATCGGTCTCGACGGTTTCCCGGAGCAATGCGAGGTCTTCTTCGAGGACGTGCGCGTGCCGCAATCGGGCCGCGTGGGTGCGGAGAACGACGGCTGGTCGGTCGCCAAGCACCTGCTCAAGCACGAACGCGGCGGCGGGGCGCAGAGCCCGACGTTGAAACGCGGCCTCGAACGCATCCGCGACGCGGCAAAGACGACGCCGAGCGGTTTCGGCACCATGCTCGCCGAAGACCCGGTGTTCCTGCGCGACATGGGCGAGCTGGAGGCCGACATCGCGAGCTTCGAGCATTTCGAAAAGCTCGCGGTCAGCGGCCACCCGATCGCGGCGGACCCATCCTACCCCTCGATGAACAAGACGCTCAATTCAGAGCTGACCCAGCGCGTCAGCGTCATGATGACGCAGGTCTCTGGCACGGAAGGCCTGCCGGTCCAGAAGGAGGCATTGCGCGTCGGGGCCAATGTCGAGCCGCTGGCGAGCGACCTCGATCTCGTCGCCATGCCCTATTACCTCAACAGCCGCGCGACCACGATCTACGCCGGCAGCAACGAAGTGCAGCGCGACCTGATCGCCCGCACCGTCGGACGGGAGGGCTAAGGATATGGATTTCACCTTCTCCGACGAA is a window of Erythrobacter sp. HKB08 DNA encoding:
- a CDS encoding acyl-CoA dehydrogenase family protein is translated as MNIEFGPELEAFRAEVCAFLDTAPSPAIREAGRKLTSVFAPFDQVMEWHRILYEKGWAAPHWPVEHGGTGWSVEQKYIFAEEYRKRDLPPLLPQGIGMVGPLLIDIGTDEQKAKYLPGILKGEDFWAQGYSEPNSGSDLASLQCRAEPDGDDYIINGSKIWTTYAHHANRMFMLVRTDNSGKKQQGITFLLLDRMDYPGMTVRPIIGLDGFPEQCEVFFEDVRVPQSGRVGAENDGWSVAKHLLKHERGGGAQSPTLKRGLERIRDAAKTTPSGFGTMLAEDPVFLRDMGELEADIASFEHFEKLAVSGHPIAADPSYPSMNKTLNSELTQRVSVMMTQVSGTEGLPVQKEALRVGANVEPLASDLDLVAMPYYLNSRATTIYAGSNEVQRDLIARTVGREG